GCGCTCGCCGATGCGCTCGACGAGCCGGCGTGGGATGCCGGGGGCCGGCGCTTCCTCGATGACCTTCTGATGGCGGCGCTGCATCGAGCAGTCGCGCTCGAACAGGTAGACCGCGTTGCGATGCTGGTCGGCCAGCACCTGGATCTCGATGTGCCGAGGGTTCTGGAGAAATTTCTCCATGTACACCTCGGGGTTGCCAAACGCAGCCCCGGCCTCGCGCTTGGTGGTCTGCACGGCGTGCAGCAGCGCCGCTTCGGTGTGCACGACGCGCATGCCGCGCCCGCCGCCACCCCCGGCGGCCTTGATGATGACCGGGTAGCCGATGGTGCGCGCGATGCGCTTGATCTCGGCCGGATCATCCGGCAGCGCCCCGTCGGACCCCGGCACCGTCGGCACGCCCGCCGCCTTCATCGCCTGTTTGGCGGACACCTTGTCGCCCATCAGGCGAATCGACTCCGGCGTCGGGCCGATGAAGACGAAACCACTCTTTTCGACGCGTTCGGCGAAGTCGGCGTTTTCCGACAGGAAGCCGTAGCCCGGGTGGATCGCCTCGGCGTCCGTCACTTCGGCCGCCGAGATGATGGCCGGCATGTTCAGGTAGCTCTGCGCGGATGGGGCCGGGCCGATGCACACCGCCTCGTCGGCGAGCTTGACGTATTTGGCATCGCGGTCCGCCTCGGAATAGACGACGACGGCCTGGATACCCAGCTCCCGGCAGGCGCGCTGCACGCGCAGTGCGATCTCGCCACGGTTGGCGATCAATATCTTTTTGAACATCGCCGCGCCCTCACGCGAGGACGAAGAGGGGTTGTCCGTATTCGACGGCCTGACCGTTCTCGACCAAAATTTCCTGGATGACCCCCGCACGATCGGCCTCGATTTCGTTGAGAATCTTCATCGCTTCGATAATACAGACAGGCTCGCCCTCCTTGACCGCCTGGCCGACCTCGACGAACGGCTTGGCACCCGGGCTGGGCGCGCGGTAAAAGGTACCGACCATGGGAGATTTGATTACATGCCCGGCAGGGGTGGCAGCAGGCACCTCGGCCGGCGTCGCGGCAGGAGCGGGTGGCTGCGCACTGATCGTGATCGGTGCCGCGGGGGCGGCGACCACGGGTGCCGCGGTGAGGGCCGCCGCGGGTGCGGCGGGAGCGGCCTTGACGATGCGGACCTTGCCTTCGGCTTCCGTGATTTCGAGCTCGGAGATATTCGACTCGGAGACCAGATCGATGAGTGTCTTGAGCTTGCGTAGATCCATGGCGACTCCGTCTGATGCACCCAACGTGCGTTGATCTTGCCGCGAACGGCGCGGAAAAGAGCGCGAAATATACACGACCCCATACCCGACCACGCAACAGGAGACCCGGATGGCGACCGATGAGGTAATGGCGACGATGGCGTTGCCCGGGCTGGCGCGCGCGCTGATCGCGTCCGGCACCTTGACCCAACAGCAGGCCGAAGGACTGTATGGACAAGCGCAGCGCAAACGCACCAGCTTCATCACGGAGCTGATCGACAGCGCCGTGATTTCCCCGCGGGACTTGGCCTACACGATGTCGGCCGCGTTCGCAACCCCGCTGATCGACCTGGACGCGATCGACGTGGATCGGCTGCCCAAGGGGCTGCTGGACCCCAAAACATGCCAGCGCTTTCGCATCCTGCCGCTCAAACGCCGCAACAACCGGGTCTCGGTGGCCACGGCCGACCCATCGGACCTGCAGGCGGCCGAAAAAGTGAAATTCGAGACTCAGTTGCCGGTCGACTGGGTCATTGCCGAAGTCGACAAGCTCGACCGACTGCTCAAATCCTACGCCGCCAGCGCCGACGAGTCGCTGGACCAGATCGTCGGCAACACCTTCGATTTCGACTCCCTGGCGATCGAGTCACCAGCCGAGGAACAATCGGACAAGGCAGCCGCCGAGGTCGAGGATACGCCGGTCGTGCGGTTTTTGCAAAAAATGCTGCTCGACGCTTACTCGATGCGGGCGTCGGACCTGCATTTCGAGCCGTACGAGCACAGTTTCCGCGTGCGTTTTCGCATCGATGGGGTGTTGCGCGAAATCGCGTCGCCGCCGGTGGCGATCAAAGATCGGCTCGTCTCGCGCATCAAGGTCATCTCCAAGCTCGACATCTCGGAAAAGCGTGTGCCGCAAGACGGCCGCATGAAACTCAAGGTCGGGACCGACAAGGTCATCGACTTTCGGGTCAGCACGCTGCCCACACTGTTTGGCGAGAAAGTCGTCATCCGCATTCTCGACCCGAGCAGTGCACAACTGGGCATCGACGCGCTGGGCTACGAGGAAGACGAAAAAGCCCGCTTGCTGGAAGCCATCCACCGTCCGTATGGGATGGTGCTGGTCACTGGTCCCACCGGCTCGGGCAAAACGGTGTCGCTCTACACCTGCCTCAACATCCTCAATCAGCCGGGCATCAACATCTCCACTGCGGAGGATCCGGCCGAAATCAACCTCCCCGGCATCAATCAAGTCAACGTCAACGAAAAAGCGGGGCTGACCTTTGCCGCCGCCCTGCGGGCCTTTTTGCGGCAGGACCCGGACGTGATCATGGTGGGGGAAATCCGCGACCTGGAAACTGCCGACATCGCCATCAAGGCGGCGCAGACCGGACACCTGGTGCTGTCGACGCTGCACACCAACGACGCGCCCTCGACGCTGACGCGCCTGGTCAACATGGGCGTGGCGCCGTTCAACATCGCCTCGAGCGTACACCTGATCACCGCCCAGCGCTTGGCGCGTCGGCTGTGCCCGCAATGCAAGGTGCCCCACCACGACATACCGCGGCAAGTGCTGCTCGATGCCGGCTTCAAACCCGAGGATCTGGAGGGCGACTGGCAGCCGTACCGCGCAGTGGGGTGTCCCGCATGCAATGAAGGCTACAAAGGGCGAGTCGGCATTTACCAGGTCATGCCGGTCTCCGAAGCGATGCAGGCGCTCATCTTGCGCGGGGCCAGCGCACTCGAAATCGCCGAACAAGCGCGCCGCGAAGGGGTGCGCACCCTGCGCGAAAGCGGCCTGCGCAAGGTTAAGATGGGAATCACCTCACTGGAAGAGGTCTTGGCTGTCACCAACCTTTGACGATAGAGCAAGGTCCACACAAAGCAAAAAGCGGAAAGTCATCCATGGCTACGGCAACACCCAGCGTCAAAGAATACGTTTTCGAGTGGGAAGGGAAAGACCGCAACGGCAAGACGGTCAAGGGAGAATTGCGCGCAGTGGGCGAAGCCCAGGTACAGAGCCAGCTGCGTCGGCAGGGCATCACCGTACAAAAGGTGAAAAAGCGCCGCTTGTCCTCCGCCAAGCGCATCAAGCCCAAAGACATTGCGATCTTTACGCGGCAGCTGGCCACTATGATGAAAGCGGGGGTGCCGCTGCTGCAAGCGTTCGACATCGTCGGGCGTGGCAACCCCAACCCGAGCGTGACGCGGCTGCTCTACGACATCCGCACCGACATCGAGACCGGCACGTCGCTCAGCGCGGCGTTTCGCAAGCATCCGCTGTATTTCAACTCCCTTTACTGCAACCTCGTGGCCGCGGGGGAAGCAGCGGGTATTCTCGAGGACATCCTGGACCGGCTGGCCACCTACCTGGAAAAGACCGAGGCGATCAAGAGCAAGGTCAAGTCCGCGCTGATGTACCCCACCGCGGTGCTGGTGGTGGCGTTCATCGTGGTGTCACTCATCATGATTTTCGTCGTGCCGGCGTTCAAGGATGTCTTCACCTCCTTCGGTGCCGACCTGCCGGCACCCACGCTGGCCGTCATCGCGATGAGCGAGTTTTTCGTCGCCTACTGGTGGCTGATCTTCGGCGGCTTGGGCGCAGGCGTGTACTTTTTCCTCCAGGCGTGGAGGCGCAACGAGAAGGTGCAGCGCTTCATGGACCGGCTGCTGCTGCGCATCCCGGTATTCGGGCCGCTGGTCGAGAAATCAGCGGTGGCGCGTTGGACCCGGACACTGTCGACGATGTTCGCCGCTGGGGTGCCGCTGGTAGACGCGCTCGACACGGTCGGTGGTGCCGCCGGCAACTCCGTCTACGCGGATGCCACCGACAAGATTCAGCAGGAGGTCGCAAGCGGCACGGCGCTGACGCAGGCGATGACCAACACCGGCGTCTTTCCGTCGATGGTGCTGCAGATGTGTGCCATCGGCGAAGAGTCGGGCGCGCTCGACCATATGCTGGGCAAGGCGGCCGACTTTTACGAGCAGGAGGTCGACGACATGGTCAAGGGCTTGTCGAGCCTGATGGAGCCCATCATCATCGTGGTGCTCGGCACGATCATTGGCGGCATCGTCGTCGCGATGTATCTGCCGATCTTCAAGTTGGGGGCTGTGGTGTCATAAACGCGCCGATCGACAGCGCCATCGCCGACGGCACCAGGGCAGCCAAGCCGCCACCCGGCCCGCGGCGCGGTAGCACTCCACGGGCCGCAGTGAGCGCGCCACGCAAGGTATCGTGCCTCGGAGTGCGTTCCATGGACTTGTTCGGAGCCACTGCACTGGTCGTCGACGCCAACCCCACGACGCGCATGACGCTGGCGGGGCAGCTGCGCGCGTACGGCTTCGTCTCGATCAGCCAGGCCAGCCGCATCGCCGATGCGCGGCGGGAAATCGAGCGCCACCCCTTCGACCTCGTCGTCTGCAGCGACGCGTTTCCACGCGGCGGCTCCGGACAGGCGCTGCTCGACGACCTGCGCCGCTCGGGGCTGCTGCCTTACGGCACCATCTTCATCCTCATCACGGACGAGGCCACCTACCTGAAGGTCGTGGAGGCGGCGGAATCGTCCGTCGACAGCTATATCGTACGGCCGTACGCCGCCGCGACGCTGTACGACCGCATCGAGCAGGCGCGCCGGCGCAAGACGGCGCTGTGGGACATCCACCGCGCGCTGGAGGAACGCCGTTACGACGACGCCGTCGAGCTGTGTCTGCAGCGCTTTGCGGCGCGCGGTCCGCAGTGGCTGACCGCGGCGCGTTGGGGCGCCGAGATCCTGTTGCGGCTCGGGCGCTTCGGCCAGGCCCAGGCCTTGTTCCAGTCGATCTGGGACGCCGATCCGCAGCCGTGGGCACTGCTGGGGGTGGCGCGCTGTCAGCTCGACAGCGGCTCGCCCGCGGCCGCGCTGGACACCCTGCGCCCGCTGATCGACGCCAACCCCGACTACGCCGATGCCTACGACGTGCGCGGACGCGCCCAGATGGAACTGGGGCAGTTCGAAAACGCGCTCGAGAGCCTGGAACAGGCGCTGCGCGTGACCCCGCTGGCCATCGGCCGCCAGCAACGGCTGGGCATGCTCGCGTTCTTCCTCGGCAACCGCGACAAGGCGGTCGAGCTGTTGCAGCGCGCGGCCGAGCTGGGGCTGGACTCGAAGATGTTCGACGCGGAGAGCCTGGTGCTGCTGGCGATCGCCGCCCACGAACGGGGGGACGCCGAGGCGTTCGAACGCCAGGCCGGAGAGCTGCGCAAGCGCGCCCGCGCCGCGCCCGATGACGCGCGGCTGCAGCGCTTCGTACAGTGCGTGGAGCTGCTGGCGCTGGCGGTCCGGGGGGAAACGGGCGCGCCGCTGGCGACCGCGCTCACCGCCATCGCCCAGGGCGTGGACGCCCCCGACTTCGACATGGAGGCCGCATGCAACCTGCTGGCCGTGCTGGCGGCGCTGGCCCACCGGGGCATCGCCACCGATCAGGCGCCCCTCGTGCAGCGGCTGGGTTTGCGATTTGCCACCTCCAAGGCGATGGGGGAGCTGCTCGCGAGCGCGGCCAGCCACCACACCCGCTACGCCGAACAGCTGCGCCAGTGCGAGACCACGATGGTGCAACGCATCGAACAGGTGTTGCGCCGCGCCAGCGAAGGCGAGGCCGTGCTCGCGCTCGCCGAGTTGTACGCGCTGGCGCAGGAGACGCACAACGCCCGCGCCGTGGAAACGGCGTGGCTGGTCCTGCAGCGCTACGCCCAGGACATCCCCAACGCGTCGAGCTGGAGCGAGCGGGTGCAGGCGCTGCGCCAGGCCTACGGCACGGCGCGCCACCGGCCGGCGCTCGGCGACCCGCGCCTGCGCCCCGCCGGCGGTGTCAACCTCGGCGCGGTGGACCGCGCCGCATCGGAACCGGCCGCTATGCCCGCCCCCTGACACCCCATGGATCTGTACGGCGCCACCGCCCTGGTCATCGACGGCAACCCCACGTCGCGCTCCATCCTGGTGTCGCAGCTGCGCGACATGGGGGCGCGCATGGTCGCCCAGAGTCCGCGCATCGCCGACGCGCGCCGCCAGCTCGAGTTCCGCACCTTCGACGTCGTGGTGTGCGAACAAAATTTCCCCAACGACACCGGCACGGGGCAGGCGCTGCTCGACGACCTGCGCCGCGCGGGGCTGCTGCCGTTTGCGACGGTGTTCATCATGGTCACCACCGAGGCGTCCTACTCCAAGGTCGCGGAAGCGGCGGAGTCGGCGCTCGACTCCTACCTGCTCAAGCCCTTCACCGCCAACCAGCTCGCGCAACGCATCGGTCAGGCGCGCCACCGCAAGACCGTGCTGCGCGACATCTTCGAGGCCGTCGAGGCCCAGCGCTACGAAGAAGCGGCACGACTGTGCCTGCAGCGCTTCGAGCAACGGCAGGACTACTGGCTGTACGCGGCCCGGGTCGGGGCGGAGCTGCTGTTGCGGCTCGGGCGTTACGACGAAGCGCAGCGGCTCTACGAGGCCGTCGTGGAGGCCAAAGCCTTGCCGTGGGCGCGGCTGGGCGTGGCGCGCGCGCAGATCGAATCCGGGCAGCTTCAAAAAGCCAATCAGACGCTGCACAGCCTCATCGACAGCGAACCCGACTACGCCGACGCCTACGACGTGATGGGCCGTGCGCAGATCGAGCTGGGCAACTTCGACGCGGCGCTGGCCGCATACAAGATGGCCACGGACCTGACGCCGGCGTCGATCAGCCGCCTGCAGCGCCACGGGATGCTGGCGCACTACTGCGGCCAGCGCGACACCGCCGAAGCGCTGCTGGCGCGCTCGGTGCGGCTGGGGCTGGACTCCAAGATGTTCGACGCGCAAACGCTCGTGCTGCTGGGCTTCATGCGCTTCGAGGCCGGCGACCGCAAGGGCCTGCAGCGCTACTGGGACGACGCGCTGCGCATGGTGGAGCGTCACCCGAAATCGTGGCGGCTGCGGCGGCTGGCACAGGTGCTGGAAATCGCGCTGCTGCTGCTCGATGCGCAGGTCGCGCGCGTGCTGGAGCGCCTGCGCGCGATGATGGCCACCATCAACGACGAGGACTTCGACTTCGAGGCGGCGTGCAACCTCGCCACGCTGCTGGCCTATGTCGCCCAGCGCGCCATCCAGATCGACGAGGTGGAAGAGCGCCTGACCGTGCTCGGGCGGCGCTTTTGCACCTCCAAGGCGCTCACGGCACTGCTGGCGCAGGCGGCGAGCGCCCACCCGCCGTACGCCGAGCGGCTCGCGGCGCTGCACAACGAGGTGCTCGGCATCGTCGAGCACGCGATGCGCCAGAGCCTGGCCGGCAACCCGCGCGCCGCAGTGCGCGAACTCATCGCGCAAGGCGAGGCCACGTGCAACGCCAAGATCATCGAATCCGCGTGGGGCGTGCTCAAGCGCTATGAGAGCCGCATCGAGGACGCCGCCGCGCTGGCCGAGCTGATCCAGCCGCTGCGCACGCGCTACCAGTCGTACACCAACAAGCCCGTGATCGGCGACAAGGCCGCGCGCCAGGCGGGCGGCGTGAGCTTGCGGGTGATGGACGTCGCCACTGCCGACACCTGATACCCCACCCCGCGTCGGCGGCGTCGACGCAGCAACGCGGGGCCTATTGGTGCTATAATGCGTGTTCTCGGGCCGATAGCTCAGCTGGGAGAGCGCTGCGTTCGCAATGCAGAGGTCGGGAGTTCGATCCTCCTTCGGTCCACCACCATTCGGGTTCTTAGCTCAGTTGGTAGAGCAGCGGACTCTTAATCCGTAGGTCGTAGGTTCGAATCCTACAGGACCCACCAGAAAAAGCAACGACTTAGCCCGCCACTGTGCGGGCTTTTTCGTGGCTGGCCGTGTACGTGTAGGCCCTGTGTGGGCATTTCTCGGAGATTGCGCGCGCCGACCCTTTTCGATACCGCGGCCCCCGCTTGGCGCCGGCCACCCGCCAGACCGCGCGCGGCGAGGGGCCGATATCCCGCTCTGGGGTGGGTACGGCTGCGAATGTCACGGGCACCGGCAGGTTCCGGCGCGGCCCTGGCGCTATCCGGTGCTGGCCCTCACGCGCGCAGCGTACCGACTCCGTCTCAAACCCGTGCGGCCGGGCGCCCCTCTGCACTGCCAAACAAGAGCCCGACGACATGCGCCGATGACGGGAGTGCTCTCCTCGCCGGCGAAGAGAGCACACACCACCTCGCGGCCTGCGCGGACGCGGGCTCGCAGGCGTCTACCCCCGAAGTCGCGCAAGAGACCGTGCCCAGCCCTCGATCCCAGAGCGGCGGATTTGCGCACGGCAACTCGGCACCTTGTGGCACCTTGTGTGTCGCAGCTCAATCGCGCACAATGACGCCACGCCAGCACCGATGCGTGACGCCTTTTCTGGCCCCCCTCGACCATGCCTATGTCCGCAACCGCAAATCGCGTCCCTTTTCCCCGCTGGGGTTGGTTGAGCCGTGGCTGCGCTGGCGCTGCGGCCGCCGCTGTCACCCTGTGGTTGGCGGGATGTACAACACCGCCGCCGCCTGCCCAGACCGAGCCCCCCGCCCCTGCCGTTAGTGTCCCGACACCGGCCCCCACCCCTGAGCCACCCCCGCCGGAAAAAATCTCGTCGGCAGCGACCGAGCGCGAATACCGACTCGACGGAGCGCGCCACCTGTACGAGCGCTATGGTGAGCGGATCTTCCGCGGCAAGCTGCCGCCGCTGCTGCAGGCGGTGGGCGTCATGCGCCTCGACATCGGGCCGCGTGGCGAGCTGCGGCACTTCGAATGGATGCGCGCCCCGGACCACGTCCCGCATGTCAAGGCCGAAATCGAGCGCCTCGTGCGCGCCGCCGCGCCCTACCCGGCGCCGCAGCGGCTGGGTGGGGTGCGCTACGTCGACACGTGGCTGTGGGACAAGAGTGGCACGTTCCAGCTCGACACGCTGACCGAAGGCCAGCTCGACCGGTTGCCGGCGCCTGCGGCCCGCCCCCGGAAGGCAGCGGCGCGCGCAGAGCCTTCACCGGCTGTGCGCAAGGCGACACGCGTGACCGCAACCCCTGGGAACGCCAAATCGGCGCCCCCCGGGGGTTCCACCCGCGTGGCCAGCGGTGACGGAACCGAAGCGACGGTGCAGCCACGCTGATTCGCCGACGACATGCCCCGCGCGGTCATGGCGCGGCCAGGGGCAGCGGTCGCGGCGGCGGGCTGCATCGCCCGCCGCACACCAATGACGCCCGGCGTGACGTCGGGTCCGTCGGTTGGGTCAATCGGGTTGGTCGTCGGCGGTGGCGTCGTTGGCCTGCTGCGCACAATTTGCCCGGCGTTCGCGCACCGACGACACGATCGACGCGGCGATGAAGGCCACGCCGATCAGGCCGGTCACGACCTCCGGCACGTGCACGAGGGTGCCCAGCAGCATGATCGCCGCCAGCGCCCCGATCGCATAGTGCGCGCCGTGCTCCAGGTAGACGTATGCCTGCAGCGTGCCGCGCTCGACCAGGTACACCGTGATCGAGCGCACGAAGATCGCGCCGATCGCGAGCCCCAGCATGATGATGACGACGTCCTTGGTGATGGCAAACGCGCCGATCACGCCGTCGAACGAGAACGAGGCGTCCAGCACCTCGAGGTAGAGGAAGCTCGCAAACCCCGAGCGGTGCATCGCCGCCACGGCCGCGTCACCGGCCTCCTCCGACTCGAACAGCGCGCCCACCGCGTCCACCGCCAGGTACAGCAGGATCCCCGCAACACCGGCGACGAAGACGCGCGTCTGCTCGGCTTCCGGCACCCACCAGCGGGTCGAAAACACCACGGCCAGCGCGATGAAGACACTGATCTCGTCGAACTTGGCCGCGCGCACCATGCGCCGCTCCAGCGGCCCGAGCCAGTGCGTCTCCTTGTTGCGGTCGAACAGAAAGTTCAGGAACACCAGCAACAAAAAGGTGCCCCCGAACGCCGAGATGACGGGGTAGACGCCGGTGAGCACGCGGGAGTATTCGTCCGGCTGTTGCAGCGCCAGGCGCACCGTCTCCCCCCAGCCGATGTCGGCCGACACCGCAACGATGACGATGGGAAACACGAGCCGCATGCCGAAGACCGCGATCAGGATGCCCACCGTCAGGAACAGCTGCCGCCACAGGGGGCTCATGTAGCGCAGCACGCCGGCGTTGACGACGGCGTTGTCGAACGAGAGGCTCACCTCCAGGACGGCGAGCACGGTCGTGAGCCACAGCGCGGTCCACAGCCCCATCGGGGTTTGCAGCCCCCACCAGGCCGCAAGCCCCAGACAGACGGCCGAAAACGCAAGCGAAAAACGAAAATGCCGGATCATGCCGCGGACTCCTGCGTGGCGCGGGGACGGAAAAACAGCGGGTAGCGCCGTACGATGTCCCGCAAGCCGTCGTCGCGCCGGTAACCGCGGAACTCGACGCGACGCGTGTGCATGGGTTGGCGCTCGACAGGGGGTGGCAAGGACAAGGTGAAAACTCCTTCGGGCAGGGCGCAACAGCGAACCCGTGATTGTCGCGAAACGCGCGCCGGTGCCGCTGTCGATTCGGCGACGCGCGTCAGTCCGTGGGCGGGGGCAGCCCGGCCAGCACCGCGACCTCGGCGCGCAAATCCGCCGCCCACGTGCGCCGATCGCGCCCACTCGCGGTCTGCGGGCACCCCCAGCGCAGGTGCGCCACCAGCCCCTGCGCCGTCAACACCCGCCACAGCGACGTCAGCAGCGCGGTGTCGCCGACGTACACGGGCGCGTCATGGCGCGACAGGGCCTCCGCGGGCACGCGGGCATCGCGGTACGCCAGCCCCAACGGCTGCGCGGGCGCGCCGGTGACGAGCGCCGCTTGCAGCAGGTTGGCGTGAAACGGGAGCACCGTGCGGCCATCGCTGGTCGTGCCCTCAGGGAAGACCGCGAGCACGTCGCACGCGCGCAGCCGCTCGGCCAGGTGGTGCACGACGCGCAGTGCGTCGCGCTTGCGGTCGCGCTCGATGAAAAGCGTGCCCGCCCCGGCGACGAGCCGGCCGAGCAGCGGCCAGTGCCGCACATCGGCCTTGGACACAAAGCGGCACGGGCGCGCGGCATCGATGGCCAGGATATCGAGCCACGAGACGTGGTTGCTCACCACCAGCACCGGCCCGGCCGCGGGGGGCTCCCCTTCCACGCGCAGGGTCACCCCGAGGATGCGCAGCGCCTTGGCCGACCATGCCTGGATGCGCGCGGCGCGCGCCGCCTCGTCCCAGCGCGGGAAAGCGCGCCACACGGTCCACAGCCCGCCCAGCACGTGCGCCACCAGCCACGCTGCCCGCGCGACGGCGCGCCAGCGCATGCCCCAGCGCGACATCACCGGTTCAGCCGCCCGCATCGAACGCGAGGTGACCGCCCACCAGCGTCGCACGCACGCGGCCGGGGAGCGCGTGTCCCTCGAACGGTGTGTGGCGGCCCTGGCTGCGCAGCCGCGCCGGCTCGACGCGCCACTCGTGCGCCGGATCGAGCACGCACACGTCCGCGACGCCGCCCACCGCGAGCCGACCGACGCTCGCCTGCAGCGTGCCCAGGCGCGCGCCCAGCACGCGCGCCGGCCCCGCGGTCAACACCTCGACGACGCGCGCGATCGGCACACCGTCCTGCTGCGCCCATTTCAGCGCCAGCGCGGCGAGCAGCTCCACCGCCGTGGCCCCCGGCTCAGCCTCGGCGAACGGCAGCGCTTTCGCGTCCGCCGACACCGGCGTGTGGTCGGACACCAGCGCGTCGATCGTGCCATCGGCGAGTCCCTGGCGCAGCGCGTCGCGGTCGCGCTGCTGGCGCACGGGCGGCTGCAGCCGCAACCGGGTGTCGTAGTAGCCGATGTCCGTGTCGGTGAGCATGAGCTGGTGGACGCTGACGTCGGCCGTCACCGGCAGGCCCTCGGCCTTGGCCTGCCGCACCAGCGCCACGCCCGCGGCCGTGCTGAGGCGACACAGGTGCAGCCGCACCGGTGGCTCGGTGCCCGGCGGCGCCACGCGCC
This region of Tepidimonas taiwanensis genomic DNA includes:
- a CDS encoding lysophospholipid acyltransferase family protein yields the protein MRAAEPVMSRWGMRWRAVARAAWLVAHVLGGLWTVWRAFPRWDEAARAARIQAWSAKALRILGVTLRVEGEPPAAGPVLVVSNHVSWLDILAIDAARPCRFVSKADVRHWPLLGRLVAGAGTLFIERDRKRDALRVVHHLAERLRACDVLAVFPEGTTSDGRTVLPFHANLLQAALVTGAPAQPLGLAYRDARVPAEALSRHDAPVYVGDTALLTSLWRVLTAQGLVAHLRWGCPQTASGRDRRTWAADLRAEVAVLAGLPPPTD